The Mustela nigripes isolate SB6536 chromosome 6, MUSNIG.SB6536, whole genome shotgun sequence DNA window AAGACCGACCACAATAGAGTCTAACAAGTCTCTCTCCCCGGTCCTTGGGTGGTGACAGGGAGTAACACCCTGTTTCAAGTATGGTACGTGTCATACAATGTATGGAGGTTTTAGTGTTTGAGCAGCAGGAATGAACAGGTCTTTAAGGACCAACCTACTAAAATGGCTTTTGGTCAGCCCACTTTTGTAATAAGCAGAGCCCAGATTTCTGCCAAAGAGAAATCTACTCTGCAGAATACAGATGGAATCAGGGCTGACTGGAGGCTTTTTGGAGAATTGGCAAGATGAACCCTTCAAGCTGGCATTGGGTGTAGGTAGGACTTTGGAGAGAAAATgttaatacaattttattaagttatttgCCAAATGAGCTGTGTGGTGAAACCTCTTCACCATTTCCTCTTTGCGACGTCTGGTAAAATTTGTATTTACAGAGCGTATTTCTTTGCAGAGAATGAACATAAATGCTAGGTCCTACTTTTTAAGGTTAGCATGATTGAACAGTCATCTCAGTTCCtctgggctgctgtaacagaataccgTAAACTGGGTGTCTTATAACCAGAAATTTCTTGCAGTTCAAGAacctgggaagtccaagatcagggtacCAGTACATTCAGTGTCTctaagagcctgcttcctggttcacaggAGGCCGTCATGTGTCCTCGCAAGGCAGAAGGGGCGAGGAAGCTCTCTGGGCCTCTTCTCAAGGCACTACACCCATTTGTGAGAGCTCTTCCTTCCAAAGAGCCTGCCTCCAAAAATCATCACACtagggattaggtttcaacatactTTGGGAAAGATGCAAACATTCAGTTTATTCCAGAAGGCCAGACTACATGTGCAGATAGCCAATATCATTACCTTCATTTAGTCTGCCATTTTTAAAGAATCcctgaaagacacaaagaaaaagggCAATGGTAACAAATTATAAACTGGGTGGGCTCCAGGAAGCTCTTGGCCTGGACTGAAGATGGCCCATACAGTCTAGGAAGCTCTCCTCCATCATGGCAATACAGATGGGATACAAATCAATCTGCCAAGCAGGAAGTTAAGaaacagggtttcttttttcattcctaaTGGAATGCTCAGAATAAACCATAGCTTTCAAGTCCCGTTTCCTCCCTGGATTTATCTGCTAGCCTCtatccttttatctttttctccaattttcccagcctGATCTTAGCTGGGCTAGTTTAAGGGAGGAGGAAGTCCAGTTTTCCAAAGTTAGACCAGAGATAACAAGGCAAGAGCACCTTCTTGTGGCTGAGTGGCAGGATAGCAAGAAATCTTGGCTTCTGGATCTACCCCACCACAGAGATGCCAGGAAATGATATGTGGGAAGTATAAACTTTGGAGTTCTATCATTAAGGTAGGTGGCATTTTCCTTAGATCATTTTTTTAGCGCCACAGAGTTGCAGACCATGAAGTCTGAAGTGCagtgaaaataaagttttgaaagTCATAAATGTACTTTAGCATGAAGACTATCATGTGCAATTATTTTGCTGTCGCTAAAGCTATCAGATAATacattagactttttttttttttttttgcctgagtTTATGACAGGAAAACATTTCAATCTATATAGATCAAATCATCTCTACTAGCATTGTTTACCTAGAAGTACTGCATAAACAGTAAGAGTGAGGACatttagtttgtattttcaaATGGGGCTGGACATTTAAAAGTTGTTCACTGGTTGATTTTTTTCACAAAGTCTGTATAGATTATAAACCATTTAGTAAAAGATTAGAAACAATGACGTtcattgtttttccctctccagcatttaagagaaaaatcctgaaactGGTACAGATTGCTGATGTCAGGAAATCATGAAATATAGCGTATTTAGCAATCAGGGTGACTTAGCTCATGGTAATCAGCGTATGGACAATTATAATTTGCATTCCAGTTACTGAAGCTGAGAAAGCCTTGCTCAGGTTGAACATACGGCGAGTAGAAGAActctttttctaagaaataagATGGAGAGAGTCTTTGGAGAATGGCCTCACTGAACTGGTAAGTTAGCTTTCTCCGGATTTTAGTGACTTCCCCAGTTCTTCCATAATTCCTCAGTGCTCTGGCCATTTTCTGGTAAGTCATGGTCTTCcgattgccttttcttttcccccaaagttgggcaagtttttctttgttttttgacacAAACTGGAAGATGCCTTTGGTTTTATCTACCCACTGAATACAAGATGCCATCTCAGGATTACACAGGGATTCATGAAGGTATTCGAACAGTCGGAGCTTCTTCCTGcctaaaatggagaaaaacaatgtCATATTCCACCGTGGCTACACACAAAGAACATTCTCAGGTAGGGTCTGTTGAGTGGCTACAAAACTCAAAAGCTGCATTGGGACTTCAAAGTCAGACATCTGTTTTGGGCCCTACTGAAGTTTCAGTTGGACCATACTTTGTTGgggatgtttaaaaaattttgtacTGTCCTTTACTGGAAAACGGAAGCCTGATGCCTCTTTATCTGAATCTACCCTCTGTCAGGGGATCTTTCTTCGCAATTAAATCTTGACTACCCATTCCAGGTCATATTTTAGAacaacaaaactgagaaaatgaaCGGCGAAGTTTAGTGGTTTTAAGTAAAGTGAAGCCTCAAAAGCCATTTTCACAAAGCAAATCATTTGAAAGGGCTTTATTCAAATGAGTTAAGTCAAATGAGGTAAGgaatgtgaatgtattttttaaaaaatgcaaaatagtatTCAAATATAAAGTAGTGTTAGTGAAACTAATATCGAagacttagatttaaaaaaaaaaaagacaaaaaccgtGGCTCTACCTAGTTATGTGAAatgagaaagagcagaagagaatttttttttcaaagattttatttacttatttgacagagagagatcacaagtaggcatagaggcaggcagagagagagaggaggaagcaggctccctgctgagtcgagagcccaatgcgggactcgatcccgggaccccgagatcacagccatagccgaaggcagcggcctaacccactgagccacccaggtgcccgagaaagagcagacagaagaaaatggaatggagAAGCCACCTTTACTGCCATCTTCATGACATTCTGGTATCATTTATGAGCAGTTAACAATGGGTACTATGATTTTTTCATTGCTGTGAAATAAAATGGCACTACCAGAGTTTTTCCCTCTTTCGGAATATAGTCCTTTATATTTCATAATGTCTAGACAGAAAACTTTAGGAGGATTTACTTTGATTTTTGTTCAGTTGACTGGATGTCTTTGGCCTAACAGAGAACCAAGGGGGACAGCCCATTTTGTGACTTCTGAATTGGCCTGTAAATACGATGCCTCATCAGATCTGCCAATAGCTTAACATAACCACAGCCGAATTCCCTTTTCCCCTGGAGAGTGTGGAATAGTGGATTCCCAAACTGCTTTGAACAGTCTCTGGGGAGTAACACTCTTGCATCAATCATCATTCATCCCAAAACCTCAAAGGTTTTTAAGAAGATTAtctttttgctttatattatcTTGAAATtacaaattaagaaatgaaagggACTTACCAAAAAACACATCATGAATTGAAAGTCACAGCCTTAAATAAACTTTGTCTCTTATCCAGTGGTCAAACAATAATGGATCCtcaccttttaaaatgttttcagttttgaaagaagtactgaaacttattttaaaaagtatcatgCGCTCAGAGTAAAAGATTCAAACAGAAGCACAGTGAAAGTAAAATTCCAGTCTATTCTCATacgtgtttttaaaattaaaaaaatttgcacataaacatatgcatatcttttaaaaatgtcagaggtatcatattattttgctttttcagtaAGTAATAGATCATTAAGTCAGAGAACAATCAGAAATTAGCTACAGATGGGTAAAATACTCAGCTGTTGAAGTAACAACGGTTACTTCTGGGACAtatcatggaaagaaagaagaacatttCCACTTATTCCTTGTGAATTTCTGAATTCTGTGAACTTTTAATAATGTGCATTACTACTTTTAAATCATGGAATTAAAAAGGATTAAAACCAAAAACTGtactttaagagttctttatcagggcgcctgggtggctcagtgggttaagccgttgccttcggctcaggtcgtgatcttggggtcctgggatcgagtcccgcatcgggctctctgctcagcggggagcctgcttcctcctctctctctctctgcctgcctctctacctacttgtgatctctctctgtcaaataaataaaatctttaaaaaaaaaaaaaaaagagttctttatCAACACGTAAGATATGCCTTCACGCCTTTTAACAGCTCTGTGTTCTGTTTTATACGTGTACTATTTTTCTCTGGATAATGACTCCCCaagtaatttcaaaatttcaggTGGAAGAAGAAACTTCAAAAACCAAAAATTATGGGTGTTATGTCCCATACCGGCAAAGCTTTACACCATAAAACATCAAAGAAAAGATACAggtttttagttaaaaaataataatagtgacaaGCTAAACACTTGGACAGAGGTAGAAGTAATATTCTCCTTGTATTAAATTACTACTAGTAATAGTTCAATATTCAATACAAAAATCCAGTGATACAGATTTATTTTACGTGTGTGATTTTATGCCTTATTCCCTTGCTAGATTAttgctgaatatttaaaattttgttctagGATACAGTATGCTAGGATGCAGACATAGGAACGAAAgtagtttttcaaaaaaaatttactgaaaataatttagaaactgTAATAAAGtatcattaaaaacaatttcattgtAAAATTATGATGCATCTTACACTTCTCTGTACCTTATATACCGATGCAGTAAACAGgttccattcttttcctttaacaaaCATTGTAAGGAACATCCTAATGTATATTGggtacacatgtgtacacacacacacacaccctacagtATTATGAGAAATAATCCAGAGCCAAGCTGTGAATGTAATGCTTTACATGGActtcctcatttaatttttacagtcATTACAATCTTTGTACAATTatcattatttgttctttgaatgaGGACACTGTGGTACAAAAGGTTAAGTCATTTTCCCAGGCTCACACAATTAACCCAGAGTTCACACTCACTCAGTTATGTAGTCCCTAAGAGTCAAAAGatattaacatttgaattttggTAGTTATTGCCAAACGGCCTTTCAAAACTTTGTACCAATTTGTACTCAATCCAATAACATATGGCAACATAGAGGCTACTATCCTGCTTTATCACTTTACCCATCTGTTGGGTGAGATCACCATCAGCTTAAATTTATGAAATCAGGATTTCAAGTTTATGAAATACTGAATTATGATGAAACTTCATTTGCAGGAAACGTAATGGAGAAAATAACTTCCATACCAAGCCCTTCACAATTAGTGTTAAGACTGCTAAAACAACTAATGGAAAAGTTTCCCTTTCTACACCCCAAATATAGACACATTATTCATGAATACAGATTTACTTGAGTGAAGTGACACTCTACAGCTTCACATTTCTATGAAGCAAGGGGAATCCTCACCCAAGATGAGTGGCTTGGAGTGGCTCAGCCTGTCAGAGGTCAATTATTCTTAATTACAGTACTAGAGTATTTTGCAAACACAGTTCGAAATTCAGGTATGAAATCCCTTTAAAGTGTCTTTGAAGATGATTTGGTTCTTTTACCTATAGAAAGACTGAtggatcagggcacctgggtggctcagtgggttaaagcctctgccttcggctcaggtcatggtctcagggtcctgggattgagccctgcattgggctctctgctcagcagggagcctgctttcccttcctctctctctctctacctgcctttctgcctacttgtgatctctatcaaataaataaattaaattaaatttaaaaaagactgatGGATCCACATACCTTTTCCTCCCTTTTGATGGAGAACAGCAGGTTGTACCATCTGATTTTCAGGGATGTTTGGCAGAGATGGATGAGTATTTCCTTCAAAATAGAGGTCCGCAGCACTGTTCTATATAAATAATGCAGCAGGATGTTAGTGGGACTTTCCATGTGGCCCCAGCTGATGGCTAAAGGCAAAAGCTGAGGACAAAAAGAGTGCTAAGCATCTCCCAAATTCTAAAAAGCAGAATCCTCAACTGCAGCCAGATTTATCTCCCAGAGCAGAACTAGCCTCAAGCCCACATGGAGAGAAGACCAAGGGGCAGAAGCTACTCTTTGGCCCTGTGAAGACTTTCATACAATCCCCTTCCTATGAGAAAGAGGAGGGACTTGCTTCCTCCCTTATCCCTAAATATACcagtgagaaaggaaaactttgaaGAATTATTAGTACAAACTTGAAGTGCCAGCACAAAGGGGAAGATGGGCTTTCACTCCTCTGTTGGATGTCCATCTGGGCaagaagaaacaaagggagaaagaTGGCAGCCAAGGAAGGGCACAGCCAAGAGAGGGGACAGGCGGAAGCAGCTCGAACTCTTACCATTACATTCAGAAAGCAAATGTAGGTCTTCATGGGGTCATCTAATGAAGATGACTTGAACCACCCCAACATATCCCATGTAAGAGGCTTCCCAGCAGGCAAGAAGTCCCCAACCATAGATGCTGGGATATGTCCTAGGGACTGGAAGTTGAAGAGGAAGCAGGGTTGccagattcagcaaataaaaatactgctGTATTTCACCTGGTAACCCCAAGCGGAGGTAGAAGAGGTTAAGCTGGAACCTAAATTCCCTGTTCAAAGAAATGTCTTGTGGAAAGGCCCTAATGGAACAATTTAGAGGGTCAGGAAGAGGACATCTGACATAGCATGGTTGAAAGTAgtgactggaaaaaaaagaaacgaaaagaaagaaaagaaaaaaaccatttcATATTTATACTGCACCACATTAAGATAGCtggcattggggcgcctgggtggctcagtgggttaagccgctgccgcagggctcaatcccagaaccccgggatcatgacccgagcccaaggcagcggctcaacccactgagccacccaggcgcccccagtccaTTAAGTTTTTAacgctcttggttttggttcaggtcatgtgTTCTGGATCATGGGACTGAGCCTTGTATCAGGCTCTTacaaggctctgtgctcaggagagtctccttgagtttctttttcctttccctctaccccttgccccactctctctctcaaataaggaaataaatcttttaaagaaaaaaaaaaaaagaggggcgcctgggtggctcagtgggttaagccgctgccttcggctcagttcatgatctcagggtcctgggatcaagtcctNNNNNNNNNNNNNNNNNNNNNNNNNNNNNNNNNNNNNNNNNNNNNNNNNNNNNNNNNNNNNNNNNNNNNNNNNNNNNNNNNNNNNNNNNNNNNNNNNNNNctgcctgcttgtgatctctctctgtcaaataaataaataaaatcttaaaaaaaaaaaaaaagatagctggcattaagaaaacaatacagggacacctgggtagtaCAGtccattaagttttttttttttttaaagattttatttatttgacagagagagatcacaagcaggcagagaggcaggcagagagggaggcggaagcaggctccccgctgagcagagagcccgacgcagggctccatcccagaaccccgggatcatgacccgagcccaaggcagcggctcaacccactgagccacccaggcgcccccagtccaTTAAGTTTTTAacgctcttggttttggttcaggtcatgtgTTCTGGATCATGGGACTGAGCCTTGTATCAGGCTCTTACAAGGCCCTGTGCTCAGGAGAGTCTCCTTgagtttctttctgctttccctctacccctggccccactctctctctctcaaataaggaaataaatctttaaaaaaaaaaaaaaaaagaggggcgcctgggtggctcagtgggttcaagcctctgccttcggctcagatcatgatcccagggtcacattgggttttctgctcaacagggagcctgcttccccccgcctctctctgcctgcctctctgcctacttgtggtctgtcaaataaatacaattttttaaaaagtagtaatacAAAGAACACATGAATAGAGAGATAAATGGTGGGAACACTTTGTTTACAGGGGGATGTAGCTAGCTCTGCGTTTAGAAAGGGCAACAGAACAGGTTAATACAAGATTATAGGTAAAGCGAATGCAGGGGAAGTTTGGCCTTTGCCCTATGGCTTTTAGGGGAAccatattatttttcaattttccaaaTGGACAAGAAGCAGTAATATAAGAACCCTAAAAACACCTCCTTGTAGAAGTCATTCAAACCCTGATGCTGGGTGAAAAGCAATGACAGACGGCAGTTTCCTTTTTGACAGCATTACCAAGGACCACCCATGAGGTCCAATTTACACCACTGATGTCTGTGAGCTTTCTCTGCTCAGCTGCCTCTAAGCTGGGTTTCAGCGAGCATACACCAAGTGGCATACACCAAGTGGAACGCAGGTGTGAAGAGGGAATTTGCCTGATACCGGGAGATGATCTACTGGTACATGTACTCACTATTACTGTTCTCCAATTATAGACAGGTTCCTCTGTAGGCAGCATACCATAGCAGGTGGAATTTCCTCTGACTTGAGAGCAGTGGTTGATGAAAGCCAGGTAATTTTtgtaatctaatttaaaaacagagaaagaaactccAAAAGTCAAAGTttataactgtgtgtgtgtgcctaatgtatgtatgtttatatacgCATATATACTTATGTATGTGGTTGCTTCATGATGTGTTCTCTAcaactttgtatttccctgtgtttattgcattATGTTGGTATCACAGTCTTCTTTTTCATATCCCATTTCCCTTACTGGAGCACATGTTCCTTGCAAGCAGAGACCCCATGATTTCTTTTATCTTGGAACTTACCACATCATGTGTTCCCTCAAGAGGCAAGATACCTATACTTCACCTACACTATCTACAGTAGGAACAGTAAGAATTTActctcaaagaaaagaatattctcCTGAGTAGAGTATCTCCTGTATGGAAggtctataaaataaattagaataaccAAAAAGCCCACTCCAAACAGttaaaattattagataaatATCAACCAGATATACTTAATagtgctagtatttttttttatgtactaGTATTTTATGTGCTAGTTTTCCTATGTGGAATGTCATTCTCTAgattctttgcattttcatatgtGACACTTTAAATTTACATAAGCTAGGGTTTAACCCTGCAAGCTTTTCGCTTGTTAGAATAAACCTTAGATGCACTAGATAAAAATGCTCTTCTCTGTTACAATTATTCGTGTGTCTGTGTCATGAAGAAGGCATTTGATGTACCGAAAGCAGCTGACTGACACTGTACCTGGGGAGTATTGAAGATCTCCCGTTGAATGCTGCCTCAGTACCTCAAAAGCATCTTCAAAGGCTTGTCCCAGCTTGTCTTGTTCAATGCAGGACTGCTAGAAAGGCAGAATCCTCAAGTTATGAAATTATCAAGAAATTATCAATTGAACTTCATCTTTCTACTGTAAAGGGTGGTTTCTCACCCACGACACTACTGATACCCGAGTTTGGCTAAGTCGTTACTGCAGGGGGCTGTTGTGTGCCCGGCAGAAAATctagcagcatccctggtctccaCCCACTCACTGGATGGCAGCAGCACTCTCTCAACCCTGGTTGAAATCCACTGCTCTGTAACATCTAGTATTTAGAGAACAGTCCTCATTCTATGAAACAGTATTTAACATTCTCTTACAAGTTTAGTAGGAGTTGTATTGCAGGAGACNNNNNNNNNNNNNNNNNNNNNNNNNNNNNNNNNNNNNNNNNNNNNNNNNNNNNNNNNNNNNNNNNNNNNNNNNNNNNNNNNNNNNNNNNNNNNNNNNNNNGGGTATTAGGGAGGGagcgtattacatggagcactgggtgtggtgcaaaaactgtgaattgttacgctgaaaagaaaaaattaaaaaacaaatacaaaaacgaacaaacaaaagaactatCTTTCACAGAACAATCTGAATCGGTACTTAAAATGCAAATGCTCTTCATTTCAAAAACATATCCCTGAGACAtagaattaaactttttttttttttttaacttttatgtatttgagatagagacacagagagtgtgtgagcagggaggggcaaagggggagggagggagaatctgatGCAGATTCCATACTGAGCacggaacccgatgcagggcttgattccacctCCAGACCATGACCCAACCTGCAACCaggagttggacccttaacccactgaaccacacaggtgcccccatattaAACGGTTCTGCAAACCATTTCATACCCTTATAATCCGAACCACAGATTACTTTCAAAATGGAGGATACTGATCCTTCAAGAGATGCTCATCCTCCAAATCATCCAAGGGAAGACTGGAAAATGACAACTTACCATGCTTCATTAATATATCGGCAATTctgaaaaagattaataaaaaaattagtagTGTATTTAATTTGCCTCTGAATTAAAAGCTcttactcaaaatattttctgaagataCCATTTAAAAACCAAAGTACCATCCGAAGTCTCTTTAATGagtacacatttttcttcttacaaaatttcctacaaacatttttttttaattattacaaaactttttaaatgttaaaagtaGCTCAACAGGGTTAATTACCTAAAGTTGTTTAACTTGTAAGagagttttaataaaaattactgagAAGAGTATTTATAATTAAAGTATTTAAGGGGCGTCTGACTGGCTGGGTCAGAaggggactcttgatctcggtgttttgagtttgagcctcacattgggtgtaataaattcttaaaaagaaaagttatttaaaaattctgaaaatcagAAACCTTTTTACCTTAGCATAGCTCTCCATTTATaatgttgtgggttttttcccctcagtCTTTCTCGTGTCAGCCTACTGAGAATCTGGTGAAGaaaggctttctctctcttgaaatGTGAAtctatattacaaataaaatttaccCTGTAAAACCCATCCATTCACTAGAAAAGATAGGAACCCTGATCTACTTTCTAATCCCTGTTAGATTCTGTTCTAAACaaacagtgattttaaaaaaaaaaaccaacattaaatggttttttaaaaaagattaacatTCTGCAAACTAAAAACATATCTACATAACAAGAAAGAGCATGGGGGGGCATAATTGCTTAGTTTTTTATTTAGCACAAGCAACTGTTTACACATTATCATTTATCCCACCAATGCAGTGAGCCTGTTAACACTACAGAATACAGAGATGATTTAATCCAATACACTATTATACATATCCATCAATATAATAATTACATCAGTATAATACATCAGACACTAACATTCTATTCAGCTCTTCAAAATCACTATACCAGtcagttaaaagaaaatgtgaggaaaaaaaaaatccctaaaaacaAAGTCAACTATGTGAGGTTAACagtgttaactaaccttactgTGGTTaccatttcataatatatttgcATGTCAGAGTATCACATTTTCCACCTTAAACTTACACTTtcttttatgtcaattatatctcaaaaaagctgGAAGACAGCTTCCTATGTGAGAAATGTTGAACAATTTAGcaaaaacttaagagaaaaaaaataaagaaaacccatAAATCACTGCCTGGGCTATGATCCCTAATAAATATTATCAGTATATGTGTTTTTGTAAAAAGGCAAGTCAATGAACTTTCAATTAATTATGCCTCAACTCATATGCACTACAGCAAATACATGAATGGTGTACTTTCAATCAAATACTTAAATAACTTGGACTAAAATACACGACAAAACACAACTATCGCaaacccaaagggaaaaaaaaagctcaaaaacGCTATTGATTACTTCAATTACTTAATCTTTCTTGTATCTGAACAGTTGATACAAGAAACATTCTTTAGGCCAAAGGAGAAAATTAGCACAAGGTATTTTGAGAATCAGAAGCTAAACACTTACCAGGAAGACACTTCAGCTCTTTACAAAGTAGATGTTTCATTAATATCAGAATCGTTAAGACAGAACTGTCAAGAACTCACTGGCAGAGTTGCATTAAATAGCTGTTTTTAAGGAAGTGCTACaaaaggggattttttttaaaagatacagtgTACTCACGATTCCTATTTCATGATACGGCCAACAGACTCCAGGGGCTATTATTTTGAAGAAACACGTAGAAGTTGATATCCCCTGGGCCAAAAGCATCCAAACAGACCCCATGAATCCCGCTCAGCATTAACTGCAGCACCTCTGGACCCCGCAAACACACTGGAAACCTCTGACCTGCACAACTCTCGTTCATCCCTTTTTTTTCAGGCTGTCTCCTGTTTTTCCCCTGATTCTAGATCCTATATTGCTTTTCTTGCCGGGACTATAAACAACCTTCACTCTGGCCTTCCCAAATTGGCCTCTTCCCTTTCAAACCTCTTCACTCCTACCCATCGTCTTAAGAGATCCTAAAGGCTCCCGCTCTTGTCCTCCGGTTCCTCATCCCAACCTTACCCTCATTTACCACAATTTATTTTAGGAGCAGGAAGTGGAGTCCATTGCTATGGTCTTCCTTGCATACCTAAATCCAGCAGAGGCTCCCCAACAGTCAGGAATGGCTCATGCCTGGTGATCTGGGATACACTTGAAGCTGCGGATTTGCAGAGAAGTCCAGTTCTCTTACTTAGCTAAAAGTTCTATTGGAAATGGATTTTGGTGGCTCTGAAGAAAATTGTGGGGTACTCCCTCCACCTCTAATTCTTCCTTCCCAGTCCATCACAGGCCCACTTACCCATTCCATTTTACCTGTCTATCAGGGTCTGATCTAGTATCCACAAGGACCCAGCAGAAGTAACTTCCTTTCTGAAACACGTGTCTGAACCAACCTTACCTAACTGCAGCCTTCTACCATTTTAATAGATATCACATTTCGCCAGGGGGAAAACCACGTAAGAATTTTTTGTAAACCTcgtgggtggggagagagactTTTCTGTTTTGCATTGCTGGAATCTGAGCTCACCTTTGATACGAGAGTATTGTTCTGGACTGGCTACTTTTTGGACCCAATTTGTTATGCAAATGTAAACACACTTCTACTCTTCTGAAATGTAGATGTTATAGTAAAGACTGTATAACACTGTAATCACTGATGTTGATGAGGTTTTAATCTGTACCATTTCCCTGTCTACGCCCTCCGCTTTGTTCTATcctattcatttattaaacaagtATGTATTTCTGAGCTTTTTTCTCTGGTGGACACTATGTAGTATCCAGGGACTATAACCTTGAACAAGTTCTAttgaga harbors:
- the SPIC gene encoding transcription factor Spi-C isoform X1 gives rise to the protein MQSCIEQDKLGQAFEDAFEVLRQHSTGDLQYSPDYKNYLAFINHCSQVRGNSTCYGMLPTEEPVYNWRTVINSAADLYFEGNTHPSLPNIPENQMVQPAVLHQKGGKGRKKLRLFEYLHESLCNPEMASCIQWVDKTKGIFQFVSKNKEKLAQLWGKRKGNRKTMTYQKMARALRNYGRTGEVTKIRRKLTYQFSEAILQRLSPSYFLEKEFFYSPYVQPEQGFLSFSNWNANYNCPYADYHELSHPDC
- the SPIC gene encoding transcription factor Spi-C isoform X2 translates to MSCIEQDKLGQAFEDAFEVLRQHSTGDLQYSPDYKNYLAFINHCSQVRGNSTCYGMLPTEEPVYNWRTVINSAADLYFEGNTHPSLPNIPENQMVQPAVLHQKGGKGRKKLRLFEYLHESLCNPEMASCIQWVDKTKGIFQFVSKNKEKLAQLWGKRKGNRKTMTYQKMARALRNYGRTGEVTKIRRKLTYQFSEAILQRLSPSYFLEKEFFYSPYVQPEQGFLSFSNWNANYNCPYADYHELSHPDC